The Candidatus Bathyarchaeia archaeon DNA segment TTTTTCAACAATCTTAAACAGACCATTCGTAAGGGGATTATCCTTTCTAAGTAAGAACTCGTTAATTTCTTTCAAATTTTCCTCGTTTATTCGCAATCTTTCCCGAATCTTATCCAAAATAGACACTTCCGAACAATCGTTAGTCTTCAGAGGCTCTCGTAATTTAAGCATTTTCACTAAAACTGAAAAATTGCGTATCTGTTGGCGGCGCAGGTGGTGGAGGTGGAGGCTCTTCTGGAGGAGGTGCAGGCGCCGAAGGTTCCTCGCCTATTGTTGGTGGTTTTTCAAGTGCTAGTTTTTCTGCTTTTTTCTTACGGTAAACGTGGACTGCAAGGTATATGAGTGCAGCTACTACGAGGATGAGTGCTGAGTATATGCCCGTTGTTAAAGCGTAAGTGAAGTAAGTAAAACGTACATTTGACGTGTTATACGTGAGAACTATATTATAAGAAAGCGTTTTTGTAGAACCCGATTCCACGTAATTAACCGTCCAATATTGCCTATCTTCCAACATGAGCCCAGTTTCACGGTCATATATTATCTCAAGCTTTCCATAATAATCAGCGGGTATTATACTTCCATAGAGTGTGACGTTTTGGGAACAGTTAAATTCCACGTCATGCGCCGCCAACGTGTTGAAGAACATCCCTCCATAACACCTCAAGCCAGAGTCAGCCAAAGTAACCGTCCCATTCAAAATGTTTAGCACATCTCCAGCTGTATGCTCCTCGCCAATCCACAAATCAAAGTATTCACCGTGAGGCGGAATTTCCGGCGTAGGCAAAAGTTCCTTTACAAAAATTGCTGAGCGGTTGATTAAGCTTACATAAAATGTCATTGAAGTTGAGACTATTCCCCCGGTCCTAATTGTTTCTGTAACTTCAATATATGTTGCATTAACAATGTTGCTAGTGCTCAGCACAAGTTGTCCTTGTGCAGAGCCATATCCTGGAATGTTTACAGTATAGGAATACTCGGCACGCAAAAACGGAAAGGGTACGCTTTGTCTTTCTATGACAAGTGCGTAGGGAAGAAGCGCCACTATGAGAATTTCTGAGAGAACAATGATGAATATGAAGATTTTACTGCGGGACATCTGGCGCCTATCTCATCGTAATTAAAACGTTACTTCTTACGTGCAGAAAAAGTTTACCCAAAAATTAGCTTCAATTAAAACTTAGCAAATCGCAATGGTATACGCTTCTTTTCAAAGCTTAAATGATATAAATGCATGGTTAACTAGTAGGTGACGATAAACCATGTTTAAACCCGAAGGAATCCTACCTGCTTTAGTCACACCATTCACGGATGATGGAACAGCGGTTGATGAAGAAAGACTGCGCGCTTTAGTTAACCACTGCATAGAATTAGGCGTTCATGGGGTCGTCCCATGCGGCACCACAGGCGAATTTGTCAACATGACAACAGAAGAGAAAAAACAAGTCATAAAAACCGTCGTCGACGAAGTCAACGGCAAGGTCAAAGTTGTTGCTGGAACAGGCGCAAGCGGAACAGACAAAGCTTTAGAAATGACAAAATACGCGAAAGATGTGGGCGCCGACGCTGTTTTAATCGTAACCCCTTTCTATTTGAAGCCTGCAGATCGTGGAATCTATGAACATTACGATACAATAGCAAGCAAAGCTGACATGCCAATAATTCTCTACAATATTCCACAATGCACAGGCTTACCGTTGCCTTGGCAAATGGTTGAAGACTTGGCTCAAATCCCAAACATAGTAGGCGTAAAAGACAGCAGCGGACAACTAAGCTTCATATTGGCAGTGCTGGAAAAAGTCAGAGACAAAATAAACGTCTTATGCGGACACGACGAAGTAGTTGTGGCAGCATTAGCCGCAGGATGCAGTGGAGCGATTCTTGCAAGCGCAAACGTGATACCTGACATTTGGGTGCAAGTCTACAATCACATTAGAAACGGCGAGTTGCAAAAAGCCCGCGAACTCCAATATAAAGTGCAGAAAATAGCCAGAATAATCGCTGGAAGCGGAGCAGTGGGTACAAAAGAAGCGTTAAACATGATGAAAATCAAAGTAGGACCAGTCCGAAAGCCATTAAGCGTAGGCGGCGAGTTAACCTACGAAGCAAGAGAAGAATTACGCTTAGATTTAGAAAAAATAGGAAAAATAAAGCCTAAAGCAGTAACGTTCGAAGTCGCCGAAAAACCAATAGAACAACGCTTCATGGCAGTAAACATAACGCCAGACGTAATAAAAGACTTCAAACTACGCGTCGGTGAAGCCTTAGCAGGAGGAGGCGCAGAAGTAGCCCACATAGACCTTATCATCGGAAAAAGCGACGGCCCAGTTGGCGAAGCTTTTGCAAAGGCTAAAGCAGCACCAACACCAGGACATGAGCCACTATTAGCCATTTTGGAGCCAAATCTCTCCGTGAAACCGGTGACGCTTATCGTTCCAACAGTTACCATTACAAGCATGCGTCAAGCGAGCATGGTTTACGGTCCAGCTCAAACAGCAGTTGCTAAGGCAGTGATTGACAGTGTCGCAGATGGAACTATTCCAAAAGAAGCAGTTGACGACTTGATTATCATCGCGAACGTGTTTGTGCATCCCACAGCCGTTGACAGACAAAGAGTTTACATAAACAATTACAAAGCCATGCGCCACGCAATCCGCAAAGCGATAGAAGGCAGACCCAACATTGACGAATTAATAGAGAACAAAGACCGCTCGAAACACCCATTCAAATACACACCATAGTGAATGAAAATTGACAAAACAGAAAATACGCGAAGGCGACTACATACTCCTCTACTTAAACCAACGAAAAACTTACATGATTAAAGTTGAAGCTGGCAAAACTTTCCACACGCACAAGGGCTTCATAAAATTTGACGACTTAATCGGCAAAGAATACGGCACGACAATTATCAGCAGTTTGGGCATTGAATTCATAGTGTTGAAGCCTCTTCTCCGCGATTTCATAATGAAGTCAGCTAGGCAAACACAGATAACCTATCCGAAAGACATTGCCTTAATAGTAATGTTCAGCGGGATAGGGCCTGGAAGCCGTGTCGTAGAAGCTGGAACTGGCACTGGTGCATTAACAACAGCCCTAGCGCATTATGTTAAGCCAGAAGGCAAAGTTTACAGCTACGAAATCCGCGAAGAATTCATAAAAACTGCAGAGAAAAACCTAACACGCGCTGGTTTAATCGACTTTGTGGAATTAAAAAACAAAGATGTAACCGCTGGCATAGACGAAAACGATGTAGACACTTTGATTCTTGATTTAGCCACTCCATGGCTTGTTATTCCCCATGCGTATAACGCACTGAAACCTTGTGGAACACTAGTCTCGTTCAGCCCAACAATTGACCAAGTAGTCAAAACCGCTGAAGCCTTAAAGGAAAATTACTTCGTAGACACAGAAACCATAGAATGCCTAATGCGGGGAATGCAGACTGAAAGGGGTAAAACAAGACCGCAAACTCTGATGACAGCGCACACGGGATACATAACATTCGCCAGAAAAATAATTCGCCATTTTGACACTTCAACAAAAGAATAAGCAATCACTTATCGCTAAATTTCTATTCACTTATTCTTATCTTAACACAGTGTCAAAAAAGAAAAAATAGGAGATTCTGTGGATTATGTCGCTTCTTTTTTAGTGGTTTGCTTTGAACCTTTCAACACGTTTTTCCACACTGGTATAATTCCTCTGTTAAACAGCAACACTATTCCAAGCGAAACAAAGCATAACGGCAAGACAACTATTAGCCCTTGAGCAATCCACAACATGCTTGCAGAAAGAATCTTGACGACAGGTTCTAACGAAGCGCCTACATTAACATCTGAAGGTTTCTTCTCTTTCAAGTTTATTGTAATTGATGAAAACTCTTCTTCTGGCGTAATGTCTGACGCGTTTACTGTTTCAACGCTGATGTTTATGTAAGTTACTGTTCCATTCGAGTCAATTATTGCTCTCGCGTTAAACGTGAAGGATGTCACATTCGCAGGAGGAATTTTGCAAAGCATCTGTCCACTCCACGCGTCGTTTTGGTAAGTCATGCGTAAGGATTTTACGTAGCCATCTTTTTCGTCAGCAAGAACAGTAAGCCTATCAACCGCGTCTTCAAACGCGCCTTTTTCTAGTTCGCCCTCTATGGTTTCTGTAATCACTTGATACTGTGTCTGCGATGTTGGAGAGACGCTCTGAATACTGCTTAAATCCTTCCCAGTGTTCGCACTGCGTAAGTACAATGACGCAGAATGCTGCTGTACTTGTCTCGTATTAAGATAAATAGTCAGAAGCAAAACAGACGTGCATAAGACTACTGCGGCAGCAATTTCCTTCTTTCTTATCAACATATTTAACACCAGAATAACATAATAGGCGCCTAATTGCTATAATGCTACGTTTCAGAACATTATTGTACTAAATCTAGTACGGTGGCCTAAACGTTGGGAGTTCGTGGTGAGGTGTTCTCCGCTTAAACAATATGTACACAATCAATGCTACTACAAAACTTATGACTAAGACTTCAACGTCTGCGTGAGAATATGTAGGCGTACTTGCACGTATGCCTTCCAGTGCTCTCAACGATTTGGAAAATAAATATGCTTCTGCATCTGTATGTGTCGGTGTTATCTTTGCAAACGTAATTAGCGGAACCAACGTCATTAACAGTCCAAGAACCACTGCGGTTATTATGTAAAGCAGCACTTTTCTCATTCAAGAGGCCTCCACAAACAGTAATACATTCATAAGTCTTTTAATTCTACATTTTAGAACAGCATGGTAAACGCTCATAACGGTCTAGCCCTCCACAACCGAACAGTCTCAACCCACAGAATCACAGTGGCGATTAAACCAAACATTACGGTGTAAAAACTGGGGGTTATCTGGCTTATCACACAGATGGCTAAATAAGCAGCAAGCATAGTAGAAAAAAAGACAGAATAAAAGAGATATCTAGGCACAAGAAAGCGACCCATACGTGTGAAGAAACGCAAAATTCCCACTTTCACCTCTTCTTCTAACACATATTCGCCTGTTCCTTTTTTGTTAACAAGCCCTAACTCTTGCAGTTTCTCAAGATGATGCACTGCTATGCTGGGACTAGAAAAGCCTAAAGCACGCTGAACCTCCCGAACGCCAACCATGTGGTTAGGCTGCTGCAGCAGATACCAGTAAACAAGAAGAGTTTTACCTTTCAATTCAGACTCCAAGAACGCCAAATTAAATTCATGTGGAGCCTTTGACATTAAGCATCGCCTATCAGCATTAATAAAATATGTATTTAAAAGCCTAATCAAGGCGCCCCTTGAGTGGTTCTGAATGCTGTACTAATGATTGGTATAAAATAGATTAAACGTATTTATCAATAGAATAATTGAGGAGTAGCATTAATTTAACCGATTCGCTCATTAAAATGATAGGAGAGAGGGGGTATGTTTAACAAAATATCTTCAGTTATTTTGTGCATATTATTATTCACCGGCATTTTTGTTATGGCGACAAATTTTCATTCAGTAATAGCATGGATTGGAACTGTTTACATTAGGGCAGATGGCGCTATAGAACCGGCTGATGCACCAATATTACGTGACGGAGATGTCTATATCCTAATTGGCAATATCACTAGCAATGCCGACGGAATTGTTATAGAAAGAGACGACATGAAGTTAGACGGGGCTGGTTGCATAGTTCAAGGAAACGGTGAAGTCCATAAAGCAGGAGTGCTCCTTGTTGCTAGACACAACGTAACAATAACAAACATGGAGATCACGAAATTCTATTATGGTATCCGACTTGACATTTGCCAAAACTGCAGCATCATTGGAAACAACCTACATCAAACAATGCTTTATGGCAAAGCTAACATTGACCTTGTTGATTCGTCCTACAACACTATAGTT contains these protein-coding regions:
- the dapA gene encoding 4-hydroxy-tetrahydrodipicolinate synthase; the protein is MFKPEGILPALVTPFTDDGTAVDEERLRALVNHCIELGVHGVVPCGTTGEFVNMTTEEKKQVIKTVVDEVNGKVKVVAGTGASGTDKALEMTKYAKDVGADAVLIVTPFYLKPADRGIYEHYDTIASKADMPIILYNIPQCTGLPLPWQMVEDLAQIPNIVGVKDSSGQLSFILAVLEKVRDKINVLCGHDEVVVAALAAGCSGAILASANVIPDIWVQVYNHIRNGELQKARELQYKVQKIARIIAGSGAVGTKEALNMMKIKVGPVRKPLSVGGELTYEAREELRLDLEKIGKIKPKAVTFEVAEKPIEQRFMAVNITPDVIKDFKLRVGEALAGGGAEVAHIDLIIGKSDGPVGEAFAKAKAAPTPGHEPLLAILEPNLSVKPVTLIVPTVTITSMRQASMVYGPAQTAVAKAVIDSVADGTIPKEAVDDLIIIANVFVHPTAVDRQRVYINNYKAMRHAIRKAIEGRPNIDELIENKDRSKHPFKYTP
- a CDS encoding tRNA (adenine-N1)-methyltransferase, whose protein sequence is MTKQKIREGDYILLYLNQRKTYMIKVEAGKTFHTHKGFIKFDDLIGKEYGTTIISSLGIEFIVLKPLLRDFIMKSARQTQITYPKDIALIVMFSGIGPGSRVVEAGTGTGALTTALAHYVKPEGKVYSYEIREEFIKTAEKNLTRAGLIDFVELKNKDVTAGIDENDVDTLILDLATPWLVIPHAYNALKPCGTLVSFSPTIDQVVKTAEALKENYFVDTETIECLMRGMQTERGKTRPQTLMTAHTGYITFARKIIRHFDTSTKE